One genomic region from Ornithinimicrobium flavum encodes:
- a CDS encoding IS110 family transposase, whose product MDEQSPRVVIGMDPHKPSVTIEVMTADEALVGGGRFGTDADGYGRLLAYARAWPHRVWAVEGCAGIGKHVADRLVADGEDVVDVPAKMSARVRIFTTGQGRKTDATDAHSIALVGVRMTGLRPVVNDEQLEILRMCVDRRRSLGEEHTRKVCQLHKLLLELIPGGAKTFLSAAQAKELLKKVRPTTAAGKVRKAHALELTADLATIYARTKAADKELKALGRVVSKG is encoded by the coding sequence ATGGACGAGCAGTCACCGCGGGTCGTGATCGGGATGGACCCGCACAAGCCCAGCGTCACGATCGAGGTCATGACCGCCGACGAGGCGCTAGTGGGCGGTGGACGGTTCGGCACCGATGCCGACGGGTACGGCCGGTTGCTGGCCTACGCCCGGGCGTGGCCGCACCGGGTGTGGGCGGTCGAGGGCTGCGCCGGCATCGGCAAGCACGTCGCGGACCGGCTGGTCGCCGACGGTGAGGACGTGGTCGACGTGCCGGCGAAGATGTCGGCGCGGGTGCGGATCTTCACCACCGGGCAGGGCCGCAAGACCGACGCCACCGACGCCCACTCCATCGCCCTGGTCGGGGTCCGCATGACCGGACTGCGCCCGGTCGTCAATGACGAGCAGCTCGAGATCTTGCGGATGTGCGTGGACCGGCGCCGCTCCCTGGGCGAGGAGCACACCCGCAAGGTGTGCCAGCTGCACAAGCTCCTGCTCGAGCTCATCCCCGGCGGAGCCAAGACGTTCCTGTCCGCGGCCCAGGCCAAGGAGCTGCTCAAGAAGGTCCGCCCCACCACGGCGGCCGGCAAGGTCCGCAAGGCCCACGCCCTGGAACTGACAGCTGACCTGGCCACGATCTACGCCCGGACCAAGGCCGCGGACAAGGAGCTCAAGGCCCTAGGGCGTGTCGTCTCCAAAGGCTGA